The following are from one region of the Synechococcus sp. CBW1108 genome:
- a CDS encoding NAD(P) transhydrogenase subunit alpha, translating into MSALTQALWVLLLGSLLGLELIGKVPPTLHTPLMSGANAISGITVLASLTLIAQANGQVPLLLLGSLSLGFALFNVVGGFLVTDRMLAMFSRKSSRSGGPN; encoded by the coding sequence ATGAGCGCCTTGACCCAGGCCCTGTGGGTGCTGCTGCTGGGCAGCCTGCTCGGCCTTGAACTGATCGGTAAGGTGCCGCCCACCTTGCACACGCCGCTGATGAGCGGTGCCAACGCCATCAGCGGCATCACCGTGCTGGCTTCACTCACCCTGATCGCCCAGGCCAACGGCCAGGTGCCCCTGTTGTTGCTTGGATCCCTGTCGCTGGGGTTCGCCCTGTTCAACGTGGTCGGTGGCTTCCTGGTCACCGACCGGATGCTGGCGATGTTTTCGCGTAAATCTTCCCGCAGCGGGGGGCCGAACTGA